The Phaseolus vulgaris cultivar G19833 unplaced genomic scaffold, P. vulgaris v2.0 scaffold_16, whole genome shotgun sequence genome includes a region encoding these proteins:
- the LOC137817120 gene encoding uncharacterized protein, with amino-acid sequence MMLSGGSDAVYCKMFMSTLSGIAMEWFVSLPEGHITSFPQFSKLFTEQYIFNKAPAVVSYDLFDVRQYQGESLKDYLNRFGAQVVRLPSKDEDMMVHAFKKGVLPGPFSEYLIRSHPSTFAEIRRRAVAHIVAETEVSEKRGSAAPPRSRGGQGKPQQHARVHEAKEGKKVREKPRPYAPGKDQGRGRARENNAPPRYNFMVGLADLIALPAVAARLRVSEKTDKVLGRKKNEWCEFHQAFGHTLHSCLALGHQLAELVKSGFLADYLREPQGDRASGSQAGEQQHEVLVHGEVQTIAGGFSGGGCTASQRRRGSGRGAGVHGAEDNVH; translated from the exons atgatgttgtctgggggctcagacgctgtgtactgcaaaatgttcatgagcacgctaAGCGGAATTGCCATGGAAtggttcgtgagcctaccagaaggacatatcacTTCTTTCcctcagttttcaaagcttttcACTGAGCAGTACATCTTTAACAAAGCACCcgcagtggtgtcatacgatttGTTCGATGTGCGACAGTACCAAggcgagtcgctgaaggactacctcaaccgctttggagcacaagtggttagactgcccagcaaggatgaggatatgatggtgcacgcatttaagaagggagtgctgcctggtccCTTCAGTGAGtatctcatcaggagccatcccagcacctttgcagagatccgacgacgcgcggtggcgcacatagtggcagaaacagaggtttctgagaaaagaggaagtgctgcaccaccaagatCGCGTGGGGGACAAGGGAAACCGCAGCAGCacgcaagggtgcatgaggccaaggaggggaagaaggtgcgggaaaaacctcgtccctatgcaccaggcaaggaccagggcagggggcgtgcaagagAGAACAatgcacccccaagatacaatttcatggtgggattggcggatctcatcgcccttcctgccgtagcagcGAGACTACGAGTGTcggagaagacagataaggtacttggaaggaagaagaatgagtggtgtgagtttcaccaggcctttggccacacactccactcctgtttggcgttgggacatcaactggcagagttggtgaaatCCGGATTCCTGGCAGATTACCTGCgcgagccgcagggtgatcgcgcgtcgggatcccaggctggagaacagcagcatgaagtccttgtgcatggggaagtgcaaacaatcgcgggaggcttctctggtgggggatgcaccgcgtcacagagaaggag gggatcaggtagaggtgcgggggtaCATGGAGCTGAGGACAATGTTCACTGA
- the LOC137817121 gene encoding uncharacterized protein, protein MGRKNQEGRRLYEARKPQPRGQAGGNRPAKERARPTRYDFVVELKDLIAVPNIAERLRRPVKSDKVLGPRKDSWCDFHEAFGHHINNCISLGYQLDELVKSGFLKDYLTEPATTVALPEPAEDQAHEMPVHGEVHTISGGFSGGGPTASQRKKYARGVNPVDEKISGNPWESDLVFTRADLRDVIPHENDPVVISIVTAGRKVHRVLVDQGSSADVMFWSTFNKLRLFPDLLRPYIGCLYGFADNQVEVRGYLEFRTTFTDGAASRTESIRYLVVNANSAYNILLGRPALNRLRAVSSTHHMKMKLPDLSGRVIVIKSDQEEARKCYENSLKTKRGVFIVFDRPSSSNTAMEVEPSNESTPTESTPGEAAPVRATPEADARTEESHDDASRVEEASPREHYEATPPKEDSRDQPAANVVERQIGDKTFKLGRLLSQEE, encoded by the coding sequence atGGGAAGGAAGAATCAGGAAGGGAGACGCCTCTACGAGGCGAGAAAACCCCAACCCAGGGGTCAAGCGGGAGGAAATCGTCCGGCCAAAGAAAGGGCCAGACCAACAAGGTACGACTTcgtggtggagttgaaggacctgatcgccgtacCTAATATAGCCGAAAGATTGAGGCGACCAgtgaagtctgacaaggtgctggggccTCGCAAGGACTCTTGGTGTGACTTCCACGAAGCTTTCGGTCACCATATCAACAACTGCATATCGCTGGGGTACCAGTTAGACGAGTTAGTAAAAAGCGGGTTCTTGAAGGATTATCTCACTGAACCCGCCACGACCGTAGCACTTCCGGAACCAGCGGAGGATCAAGCGCATGAGATGCCGGTCCACGGCGAAGTtcacaccatttctggtggTTTTTCGGGAGGGGGACCCACTGCATCCCAACGCAAGAAATATGCGAGGGGAGTAAATCCGGTTGATGAAAAAATCTCAGGCaacccgtgggagtcagacctcgtgttcacCAGGGCGGACCTACGAGATGTCATCCCGCACGAAAATGATCCCGTGGTTATTTCGATTGTCACggctggaaggaaggtgcacagggttctagtcgaccagggaagctcggcagacgttatgttctggtcgacattcaacaagctacggTTGTTccccgaccttttgagaccctacatcggatgcttgtatgggtttgccgacaaccaggtggaagtgcGTGGCTACTTGGAGTTTAGGACGACATTCACAGATGGAGCGGCCTCACGTACTGAAAGCATTCGGTACTTAGTTGTGAACGCCAATTCGGcttacaacatcctgttgggaagaccggCGTTGAATAGGCTGAGAGCAGTATCCTCCACGcaccacatgaagatgaagttgccagatcTCAGTGGCAGGGTGATcgtcatcaagtcggatcaaGAAGAAGCGcgaaaatgctatgaaaacagtttaaagacaaagagaggcgtgttcattgTATTCGACCGTCCGTCGAGTTCAAACACAGCGATGGAAGTAGAACCCTCGAATGAGTCGACGCCTACGGAGTCAACGCCTGGCGAGGCCGCACCCGTAAGGGCGACGCCTGAAGCAGACGCGCGCACAGAAGAGAGTCATGACGACGCTTCGCGCGTagaagaggcgtcgcctagagaGCACTACGAGGCGACGCCCCCAAAAGAAGATAGCAGAGACCAACCGGCGGCCAATGTGGTGGAGAGACAGATCGGCGACAAAACGTTCAAGTTGGGGCGTTTGTTGAGCCAAGAGGAATAG